The genomic region TGAAAAGGGCCAGACTCAAAAGGAACACCAGCAGAGCGGAAAGAAGAGGAAGCGGGGAAAGAGCAAGGAAAGCCCCGGCACTGGTGGCGACTCCTTTGCCGCCTCGAAAGGAGAGAAAAGGGGAAAAGCTGTGACCCAGAACTGCAAAGAGTCCGGCTAAAAGGGGGAGCCAAGTCAGAGGGTGGTTCAAGGTCAGAAGAACAGCCAGAGTTCCCTTGGCAGCATCCAGAAGAAGAACTGTGATCCCCCACTTCTTTCCCAGAAGCCGCCAGGCATTGCTTGCTCCCGGATTCCCGCTTCCGTGCTCCCGCAAGTCGATGCCCCGGGATAATCTTCCCGCAATCCAGGCAAAGGGCAGAGAACCGAGAAGAAAGGAAAGAAGAAGCAGGAGGGCAGCCTGAATCATGATTCCGCCTTTCGGGGACTCAGTCTCAGTCGCACCTTGCTGCCTTCAATCTGAAAAGCTTCACGGAAACGGTTTCCGAGGAACCTGCGGTAATGCTCCGGGAACCAGTCCGCATTATTCACGAAGATCTGAAAGGTCGGGGGAGCAGAATACACCTGAGAGACATAGTACATCTTCCCGGTTCCGCCGCGATGATGGTGAGGAGGTTTGCTCTTCATGATGTTCTCAAGAAGAAGGTTCAACTCCCGAGTCGGATACCGCTTCTGCCGATGTTCAAATACGCTCCAGGCTTTCTCCAGTAGCAGGTGAATTCGCTGATGCGTCTTGGCCGAGATAAAGATCAGCGGAGCGTAGTCGACGAATCCGAGTTGGTCCCGTATCTTGCGCACATAATCCCCCATCGTAGAGGATTCCTTGTCCACGAGATCCCACTTGTTCATACAAAGAACGATGCCGCGCCCCGACTCATGGGCATGAGAGGCGATCTTCAGATCCTGCTCTGCAAGTTCCCGGTCACCGTCGAGAACCAATACCACGACATCCGAGTAGTCGATCGCAGAGAGACTACGGAGATTACTGTAGATCTCCAGGCTCTTCTTGACTCGCGCCTTTCTTCTCAGGCCGGCGGTATCGACGAGAATCACATCCCGTCCATGCCAGCGCAAGCTTGAGTCCACGGCATCCCGGGTAGTTCCTGGAATGTCGCTAACAATCATCCGGTCTTCTCCGAGCAGGGCATTTACGATACTGCTCTTGCCGGCATTCGGGCGACCCACAAGGGCCATGCGCATGGACTCTTCGCCTTCAGAAGGTTCCGGTACCGGAGGATACTCCGCTTCCAGCCTCTCCCAGAGGTCGGCAATCCCCATGCCGTGAAGTGCTGAGATGGGGTGGGGATCTCCCAGTCCAAGAGAATGAAACTCATGGAATGCGAATTCATCATCCTTCCTCTCCACCTTGTTCACCAAAAGCCAGACCCGCTCGGACTGCCGTCTGAGAATTCTTGCTACCTGCAGGTCTTCCTCCGTGACACCATTTAGGACATCCACGAGAAAGAGAACAAGACCTGCTTCATCGAGGGCTTCAAGTGCGCTGTCCCGCGTCTTTTCACTAAGCTCCTCTCCGTCCAGGGAGATTCCTCCCGTGTCCAGCAAGTAGAGGCGGCGGCCATTGTGTTCAATGGGAGCGGAAAGCCGGTCGCGCGTCACTCCCGGGCTGGCGTGAACCACCGAAACCTGTCGCCCCACCATTCGGTTGAAAAGCGTCGACTTCCCCACATTCGGGCGGCCCACAATCGCGATAGTATTTGAATGAGGCACTGGAAGTATCCTTGCGAAGGGCTTGTCATCCTTGACGATAGGAATCCTAGCAAAGGGTGTTTGTCTGCGCAAGCTCAATGATCGAGGAGAGGAGAAAGAAGCCCCTCCTCCGGAATCGCCACTGCGACGGGAACCTTGTCGCGAAACCCTGACAAGCTCAGGTCATCGAGAAAGAGATCGCTAGCATTCAGGCAGTTGGGCGGGAGAAGAAGTAGATCGCAGTGAGGAGCTTCCTCAATAGCGGCCTTCAGC from Candidatus Krumholzibacteriia bacterium harbors:
- the plsY gene encoding glycerol-3-phosphate 1-O-acyltransferase PlsY; protein product: MIQAALLLLLSFLLGSLPFAWIAGRLSRGIDLREHGSGNPGASNAWRLLGKKWGITVLLLDAAKGTLAVLLTLNHPLTWLPLLAGLFAVLGHSFSPFLSFRGGKGVATSAGAFLALSPLPLLSALLVFLLSLALFRMISVSSMLAALGLPFLIRFLQPLDSSLFWLSVGLAFLVCYRHRSNMARLFRGEEPRLGKS
- the der gene encoding ribosome biogenesis GTPase Der, whose protein sequence is MPHSNTIAIVGRPNVGKSTLFNRMVGRQVSVVHASPGVTRDRLSAPIEHNGRRLYLLDTGGISLDGEELSEKTRDSALEALDEAGLVLFLVDVLNGVTEEDLQVARILRRQSERVWLLVNKVERKDDEFAFHEFHSLGLGDPHPISALHGMGIADLWERLEAEYPPVPEPSEGEESMRMALVGRPNAGKSSIVNALLGEDRMIVSDIPGTTRDAVDSSLRWHGRDVILVDTAGLRRKARVKKSLEIYSNLRSLSAIDYSDVVVLVLDGDRELAEQDLKIASHAHESGRGIVLCMNKWDLVDKESSTMGDYVRKIRDQLGFVDYAPLIFISAKTHQRIHLLLEKAWSVFEHRQKRYPTRELNLLLENIMKSKPPHHHRGGTGKMYYVSQVYSAPPTFQIFVNNADWFPEHYRRFLGNRFREAFQIEGSKVRLRLSPRKAES